TATTATTATGTAGTTGTGTTGGAGATCACGAGATTGGTTACGAACAGTGACCGATCCACCCGCACGTGGAGTGAAAAAGGTCCGGGCAGGCTCGCACCGAGCCTGCCCGGACCTCTCCCCCGACCCGATCGGACATGTCCCCGAAACATCTGCCGATCGGTCGTCATCTGGTGGTTCGCGGAATCCGCCTTTGCTCCCTCTGGAGTCGTGAGCGGGGATCGGCGTGGCTGAGCTGCCGCAGATCGCCTCGCCTGCCCCGCGCAACAGGAAGACCGGGATCGAAGACAGGCCCCTCAGGCGTCGCGCCGCTTCGTCACGATCACCGCCAGCACCAGCAGCACGGCCGAGATCGCCGCGAACCAGCCGAGGCCGCCCCACGGCCCGAAAGGCATGTCAGACCTGGTCAGCACCCCGGCCGCGTTCATGCTCACCGCCAAGTCATCCTGTCCGCCGAAGAGGAAGTGGTTGGCCGCGTAGAAGGGGAGCCACGGCTCCACGGCCGGCCCGACCCTCGGGATCAACGGGACCAGGGCCTCCACCGCGAGCGGCCACATGATCACGGCGGTGGTGGCTGCGGCGGGCTGCCGGACCAGCGTGGCGACGGCGAGGGCGAAGACGCCCGCGATCGCGTAGACCAGTCCCGTGCCCGCGACCGTGCGCCACTGCCCGGCCGTGGTGATGGCGAGCTGGGCCTCCGGGGAGAGCAGCACCGCGAGGCCCCACGAGCCGAAGGCTGTGACGAGGCCGGTGATTCCGGCCAGGAAGGCGATCACGACGCCCTTGGCCAACAGGACCGAGCCCCGGTCTGGCACGGCCTGAAAGGTCGCCCGGATCGTACCGAAGCGGTACTCGGTGGTGATGCTGAGGGCGGCCATCGCCATGACGAGGATCAAACCGAACTGGTTCGTCGTCTGAGTGAGCCCGATCGACAGCATCTCGGGGTCGGAGAAGCCCGCGATGAGACCCGCGAGTGCGACCGACACCAGGACACCGGCCGCGATGCACCACCAGGGTGATCGGATGGAGAGCAGCTTGATGCGCTCGACGGCGATCAGGGTCATCGGTTCTCCTCCTGTCGTGCGGCGGAGGCGGTGCCCACGCCGACGAGTTCGCCCTTGCGTTCGCTACGGGCCTGGTATTCGAGCGACTCGTTGGTGAGCGCGAGGAACGCCTCCTCCAGCGAGGCTCGTTGAGCCGTCAGCTCGTGGAGCACCACGCCCGCAGCCGCGGCGAGTTCGCCGATCTGCTCGCTGGTGCTGCCGCTGATGATCAGCTCGTTCGCGTCGGTGCTCGACACGGCCGCCGTGATCCCTTCGCCGCGTAGCGCGGACCGCAGCCGATCGCGTTGCGGACTGCGCACTCGGACCGTCGTGTCGCTGGCCTGATCGACGAACTCGGCGGTGCTGCACTGGGCGATCAGCCTGCCTCGGCCGATCACCACCAGCTCCTGTGCGGTGAGCGCCATCTCGGAGAGCAGGTGGCTGGAGACCAGGATCGTGCGTCCCTCGGCGGCCAGCCGCTGCATGAGCTGCCTGATCCAGAGGATGCCCTCGGGGTCGAGCCCGTTGACCGGCTCGTCGAAGAGCAGGATCTCCGGGTCGCCCAGCAGTGCGGCCGCGATGCCGAGCCGCTGGGCCATCCCGAGTGAGAAGCCGCCCGCCCGCCGCCGCGCGACGGCACTGAGTCCGACGATCTCCAGCACCTCGTCCGCTCGCCTCGCCGGGAGGCGGTTGGACTTGGCGAGCCAGCTCAGGTGGGCTCGCGCCGAACGGTTCGGGTGGGTCCACTTCGCATCGAGCATGGCCCCCACCTTGCTCAGGGGCTGCGCCAGGTCGCGGTAGTGCTTGCCGTCGATGCGGACGTCGCCCTCGGTCGGCCGGTCCAGCCCCAGGATCATCCGCATCGTCGTGGACTTGCCGGAGCCGTTGGGCCCGAGGAAGCCGGTGACCTTGCCGGGACGAATGCTGAAGCTGAGGTCGTCCACAGCAAGGGTCTTGTCGTATCGCTTGGTCAGGCCACTCGCTTCGATCATCGTCCCCTCCAGTTGTCTCGTACATCAGAAGACTAGCAAAGTGATATCAGTTATTCCTAGCGCGAGTCTCTGACGTGCGTTTTTCAGCCGAGAGGTGCGGCGTGGGCGTCGAAATTGCCCGACGAGCCGACGTCGTCCGGGGTGACTGCGATCGATGTCCTGCGGGCCGGGCGGCCGGGCGGCCGGGCCTCGGCAGTCGGGCGGTCGGATGCGGGCGGTCCGGCGAGCGGAACCCGATCGGGGTCGCCCGCCCGGCGAGCACGAGATAGGCGCTGAAGCTCGGGGGGTGCTCGGTCCACCACTGCTCGATGCCGGTCTCGACCTCGCGCCGCAGTTGCTCGACGAGGTCTCTCGCCGTCCCTCGAACGAGGTGGTCGATCAGGAAGAGCGCGGAGGACCGCTGCGAGCCGCTGAGACTCGGTCCGCCTGCCGCGCCTCAGCCACGCCCGCCGTCGGCGCGACGGTGCAGAACCGCGGCGTCTCCCGCGACGACCGCCGCCGGGTGCAGGTCGCTTCGGTGCAGCGCCCGGTCGGCGATCAGCGCGAAGGCCTGGTCCACCGAGGTGCGGTGGATCGACAACTCGTGCACCACGACGGCGAGTGCGGCCGCCAGCTCGCCGATCTCCTGGCTCGTCGAGCCGGTGATCAGCAGCGCCGCGTGTTCGCCGTCGAGATCCTCGTGGACGGTGATCCCCCGACGCCGCAGCTCGGCGGCGAACACCGCGCACTGTGGACTCCGCACCCGGATGGTCGCCTCGCCCGCGGTGTCGAGGAACTCCTCCGCGGGACACTGCGTGATCAGCTCGCCGCGACCGATGACCACCAGGTCGTCGGCGACGTCGGCCGTGGTGGACAGTCGATGTCCCGAGATCAGCACGGTGCGCCCCTCGGCCGCCAGTCGTCGTAACAGCGTGCGCAGCCAGCCGACGCAGTCGGAATCGAGGCCGACGGTCGGTTCGTCGAGCACGAGGATCTCCGGATCGCCGAGCAGTGCGCCTGCGAGCCCGAGCCTGCGGGTGTCGCGCGGCGACAACTGCCCGGCGCCGTGCGCCCGCATCTCGGCGAGTCCGACGAGGTCGAGCACCTCGTCGATCCGGCGGGCAGGCAGTCCGTTCCGGCTGGCCAGCCTGCCGAGCCGCGCTCGTGCGGATCGTCGGGATCGAATCCGACTCGTGTCGAGCAGGCCGCCGATCTTGCGCAACGGCCGGTCGAGCTCGCGGTAGGGCCTGCCGTCGACGAGCGCCCGGCCCGCCGTCGGTCGTTCCTTGCCGAGGATCATCCGCATGATCGTCGACTTGCCCGCACCACGCGGGCCGAGCAGACCGGTGACGCGTCCGGATCGGACGGTGAAGGAGAGGTCGTTCACCGCTAGGACGCGGCCGTAGCGCCGGGTGAGGCCGACGGACTCGATCATCGTCGTTCCTCGGTCGGCGCCGACACGAAGCGGGCTGCATCACGGTTGGCCTGGGGCGTACCAGATCGGCTCACCCCGACACGGTCCCGCACCAGCAGGCCCCGCTGATCCGTGATCGCCCTGAACCCGTCCCCGAGACGACCCTCGCGTTCCGGTGCCCCGCCTACGGGTCATCCCCGGACCGGATCGACACCGCGGTCGCGTGGCACAGGTGAGCGCAGCCGCGTGACGGTGTGGTCGGGCGCGCCATCCGGTGCGAGCTGCGGAGTCGGTGGTACGGCTCGCCGGCGGACCGCGACGGCCGCCGGACCAGGCGGCCGTCGCGGACGCAGGGTCAGTCGAGGGTGAAGGGGTCGTAGCGGATGCGTTCCAGCGGCGTGCCCGCCACCAGCATCCGCGAGACGGTCGCGCGGATCATCGAGGGCGAGCCGCAGACGAGGACCTCGCGCTCGGTCCAGGCTCCGTACCGGGTGACCACATCGGCCAGGGTGCCCTGCTCCATACCGGATCGGAGCGGCCCCGACTCCACCACCGGGACCACGGTCAACCACGGGTTGGTGATGCTCAGCCGATGCAGGTTGTCCAGGTCGTAAAGGTCGTCCAGGGTGCGACCGCCGACGAACAGGTGCACCCTCGGGTTCTCCCCGTACCTGGCCAGCTCGTCGAGGACGGCGCGCATCGGCGCGAGACCGGTCCCGCCCGCCACCATCAGGACGTCCCGGCCCTGCTCGCGATCCACCGACATCCGGCCCATGGGCGGGCCGATGCGCCAGTGGTCGCCGTACTGGGTGTGGCCGACGATCGAGCGGCTGACCCAGCCGCCGTCGACCGCCCGGACGTGGAACTCGATGGAACCGTCCGGACCGGGCGAGTTCGCGGGGGTCAGGTAGCGCCACAGCCGGGGGCGCTGCGGCACCTCGACGCTGACGTACTGCCCGGCGCGGTAGGGCACCGGATGCTGCGGCTGCACTCGCACCAGGGCGAGATCCCAGCTCAGCCGCTGGTGATCGATGACCTGGGCGTTCCACCAGGCGGGGTTCTCGTCGGCGTCGGCCGCCTGCTGCATGGTCGTGGCCATGATCGTGTAGGCCTCGGCCCAGGCCAGCTCGATCTTGGGGTTCCAGGCGTCACCGGCGAACTTCTTGATCGCGGAGAGCAGTGCGGTGCCGACGGCCTCGTAGTGCGAGACCACCACGCCGAACTTGCGGTGGTCGCGGCCGAGTTGTCGGAGGAAGGGCAGCAGGTCGTCGGGTCTGTCGACCATCTGGACGAAGTGCACCAGCGCACGGAGCAGCCTGCTTCGCTGCACCTCCATGTTGACCGGGAACAGTTCCCTGGTCTGAGGAGCGAGGCTGAAGAGCATCCCGTAGAAGAATCTGGCGACCTCGTCGGCGTGCGGCTCGATGAGCGCGTAGCTGTCTCGGATCAGGCGCACGGTGGCACTGATCCCCGGCGACGGCGCGCGTCGTGAGGGAGGCTCAGGGCTAAGCACGGCGTTGGCTGTCATGGTCCGGGTGCAGTCTTCTCCAAATAGTTCGCCGCGCCCGGTCAGACGCGCCGTTCCTGTTCACAGTCCCTGCCGAGAGGGACACTAACTCCTCATTGGACAGAATGGTTCCTTGATGCCACCTTTGGGCGTAGGCCAGTGACTCACCGTTGATGATGCCTGTGGCAGAAGGATGAAGGTAGAGGGACAGGCGTGGAACTTCGACGTGGGGCATGACACGGTGGGGCACGTGATCCACCAGACACTGGTACCGAGCGGCACTGCGGCAGCCGAGCTCCTCGAACTCGAACTCGCCGAACCGATCTCCAGTCCGGGCCCTCGCCGTGTCGAGCCCCTCGGACCGCCGCCTACCGGGTTCCGGCCGGCCCCTGCTCCCGCACCTGGCAGGCCGCCCACGCCGCCGCAGACCGCCCCAGGGCAGGTCCCTCCCGTCGCGCCGAATCCGCACGCGGCTCCCGGTTCGGCGGGCGAGCACCGGTTGCAGGCCGCCTTCGGCAGCGAGCAGCGTGCCCAGCGCTTCTATCGCGATCAGGTGCTGGACCGGCTCAACGACATGATGATCGAGTTCATCGGACGGATGGACATGGCGTTCGTCGCCTCGGCCGACTCCGGCGGCGAGTGCGACGCGTCGCTGCGCGCCGGGCCCGCAGGCTTCATCCGGGTGCTCGACCCGTACACGCTGGCCTACCCCGAGTACCGAGGCAACGGGGTGATGGCCAGTCTCGGCAACATCAGCGAGAACCCTCACGTCGGCATCCTCATGGTCGATTTCGTACAGGACCTCATCGGGCTGCACGTCAACGGTAAGGCCAAGGTCGTCCAGGATGCCGATCTGCGCGCCGAGCACGCGGGTCTGCCGACCGACTTCGATCGAGGCCGGACCCCGGAACGCTGGGTCGTGGTCTCCGTCGAGGAGGCCTACATCCACTGCCGCAAGCACATCCCTCGGTTGATGCCGATCGCCAGGGACCGACCTTGGGGCACGGACGACACCCGACGCAAGGGCGGGGACTACTTCGCCGCCAAGGGCATGCCTCGGCCGTGGAGCCCGCCGCAGAGCCCGCCCGCGCTCTCCGGCGGCCTGCCGATGCCGGGCAACGACAGCCGGCCCGTGCCGGGCAGCGACATGCCGTCGGACGGGAGTCGGTGACCGACGCCGAGAGTGCGACACTGGACTCCGGAGACCGTTATGAGAGTTTCGGGTAGGAGCTTCGGTGGGAGCGGAGTCGGGCGATGACTCGATCGCGGTGATCGACGCCTCGGACGGCGAGGAGCACCCTCGGCGGCGGGTGGCCGCCGAGGCGGTGGAACGCGAGCTCTCGATGCTGTTCCGGCGTGCCAGGCGGATCTCGCTGAGCCTGGCCGCCCAGATCGACCCTGCGCTGGAGCCCGCCGCCTACGGGACCCTCGCGCTGATCGCCGACGCCGGGCCGCTGCGCGGCACCGAACTGGTGGAGATGCTCGGCCTGGACAAGTCCACGATCAGCAGGCAGATCGCCCAGCTCGTCGAACTGGACCTCGTGGCGCGGGTCGCCGACCCCACCGACGGACGAGCCCGACTCGTACGGATCACCGAGGTTGGCGACCGCAGGCTGCGCGGACTGCGGGAGCGCCGACGACAACGGCTGCACGAGCACTTCAGCACCTGGTCGACGGACGACCTCGACGAACTGGCGCGGCTGCTGCCGCTGCTCAACGAGATGCTCTGATCCCCTCGGCGCGTCGGCGCGGGCCGGCAGCCCTGCGTTCGCCGATTCGTCTCGGCCGGGCCGGACCCGGTCGGGCCCGGCTGGGCGGCGGGAGGTTCGGCGGCGGCAGGCTCGGCACGGCCCCGCTCGGCATCGCTCGAGCAGGCAGGGCCGGAACTGGCGGGGCCCGCCCCGGGAGCCCGGCTGCGCCCGCCTGAGTCGCGTCCGACCGACCAGGGCTGACCACGACCGGACACGTTCGCGCTCGACCCGTGCAGGCCGGGCGTTCCGGCCGACGCCGACCCCGCGCAGGCCGGGCTCCCCGGCTCCCCGCAATTCGCCCTGCCGCCCCGGCGCGCGCGTCGGTACGCGGCCCACAGCGGCAGCGCGACCAGGGCGAGATCGCCGTCTCGGCGCGCAGGAAGTGTCTGTCCCGCCCGGCCCGATGCCGTCGCGCTCGGCTCAGGAGCCGATGGCCTGCTCCCCGCGAGATCCGCCCTCGGCCGGGCTCGGCAGACGACACGAACGGCCCGACGGCCGGGCGTCGCATCGCCCGGTGTGAGGGATGCCTCCCTGATTCCCGTGACGGGCGCCGCCCTGCGCCAGTAAAGTTGTGTTCGGCAACTAAATAACCAGGCCGGAGGAGTGATGTGATGCGGTCGCGGTCCGCGCTGCGCGACAGGACGGGTTCAACACCCGTTTCGACACCCGTCGGGCGGCATTCGACTTCCGGGGCGCCCGCTCCGTCGACCAAGGCCCCGCCACCGCCGCCCGCTTCGCCCGTGCCGCCCGTTCCGGTCGCCGATGACCAGATGACCCACCGACAGATCCTGGAGGCACTCTCGGGGCTGCTGCTGGCCCTGTTGGTCGCGATCCTCAGTTCGACCATCGTCACCAACGCGCTGCCGACCATCCTGGCCGAGCTGAACGGCACCCAGTCGCAGTACACCTGGGTGGTCACCGCGACCCTGCTGTCCGCCACCGCGACCACCCCGGTCTGGGGCAAGCTCGCCGACCTGTTCAGCAAGAAGGTGCTGATGCAGGCCTCGATCAGCCTCTTCGCCCTCGGCTCGATCCTGTGCGGGCTCGCCACGTCCGTCCCGATGCTGATCGGCTTCCGTGCCGTTCAGGGCCTCGGCCTCGGCGGGGTGCAGGCCCTGGCCGCCGTGATCATCGCCGCGATGGTCAGCCCGAGGGAACGCGGCCGGTACAGCGGCTACCTCGGCGCGGTCTTCGCGGTGGGGACCGTGAGCGGTCCGCTGGTCGGCGGGCTGATCGTCGACACCTCGTGGCTCGGCTGGCGGTGGTGCTTCTTCGTCGTCGTCCCGGTGGCGATCGCGGCCTTCATCGTCCTGGGCCGGACTTTGCGGCTGCCGCTGATCAAGCGGAAGGTCAGCATCGACTGGCTGGGCGCCACGCTGATCGTCGGCGGCGTCTGCCTGCTGCTGGTCTGGGTGTCGTTCGCGGGCAATGCCTTCGCTTGGACCTCGACGACCAGTCTGGTCCTGCTGGGCGCCGCGCTGCTCTGCCTCGCGGGGGCCGTTCTGGTGGAACGGCGGGTGTCGGAGCCGGTCGTGCCGTTGCGGCTGTTCCGCGACCGCACGTTCACCCTGGCCACCGTCGCGGGGATCGGGCTGGGCATCGCGATGTTCGGCGGCTCACTGTTCATCGGACAGTACTTCCAGCTCGGCAGGGGGCACTCCCCGACGGCGGCGGGCCTGCTGACCCTCCCGCTCGTGCTCTCGCTGTTCGTCACCTCGACCGCGTCCGGCTGGCTGATCTCGCGCTGGGGCCGTTGGAAGGGCTTCCTGACGGCAGGCAGCATCAGTCTGTTGCTCGGCCTCTGCCTGCTGGCGACGATCGACCACGACACCCAGCTGTGGCTGGTCGGCTGCTACCTCGCCCTGCTGGGCTCGGGAGTGGGCCTGAGCATGCAGAACCTCGTGCTGGCCGTGCAGAACAACACGCACGCCCGCGATCTGGGGGCCGCGACCGCGACCGTCACCTTCTTCCGCTCCCTCGGTGGCGCCACCGGGGTCTCGGTGCTGGGCGCGGTGCTCTCCGGGCAGGTGGCCGCTCGGGTCGCGGCGGCGACGGGCGGTGCGGCGGGCGAGGCGGGCGCCTCGCTGGACATCGCGACGCTGCCCAAGCCGCTGCAAGACGTGGTACACGCGGCCTACGGCGACGCGACCGGCCTGGTCTTCGGCATCTCCGCAGTCGCAGCAGTCGTCACACTGGTGGCGGTGCTGTTCATTCGAGAGGTGCCGCTGCGCACCACCGTGTGAACAACGTCTGACCGAATATGAGCCGAGCTCTAGAGCTCAGCTGGACGGTCCGGACGGGCAGGCGGTCCACACAGAGATCAACTAGACGGTCCACAGCCTGTGGATAACTTGAGCCCAGAACAAGGGCATCCCCGAGTTATCCACAGGCTGTGTGGACAACTCGGGGAGCAGGTGGGGATAACCGGTGGACTAGTTGCTCCGACCTCGGGACAGCTTGACCAGCACTGTGGACAGGACGGGGTGCCTGCCTACTCGGCGGTCCGCTGCCACTCGGTCTGCCCAGTGGCTCAGTCGTTCACCTTCGTCGGCTCCACCTCACCGGAGCCGGACCCGCCCGCACCGGTGTCACCGCCCTTACCGGTGATGCGCACGATCTCGCCCGAGCGCAGCCTGGCCAGGTAGTCCTTGACCTCGCGCTTCACGATCGGCGCCAGGAAGTACAGGCCGGCGATGTTGAAGAGGGCCGCGACGAAGAGTGTCGCGTCGGCGAAGTTCAGCACCGGTCCAAGGGTGAGCACGGTGCCGACGACGATGAAGAAGCAGTACACGGCCTTGTAGGCGATCTCGCTGCCCCGGCTCTTGCCGAACAGGAACGTCCAGGCCTTCTGACCGTAGTAGGCCCAGGTGATCATCGTGGAGACGGCGAACAGGATCACCGCAATCGTCAGCACGTAGGGGAACCACGGCAGCACCGTCTCGAAGGAGGACGAGGTCACCGTGACGCCGTCCGGGGCATCGCCGCCCGCCATCACGGCGGCCTGACCGTCCCGCCAGAACTGGGTGTTGGCGATGATGATGGTCAGCGCGGTCATGGTGCAGACGATCACCGTGTCGACGAAGGGCTCCAGCAGCGCGACGAAGCCCTCGGTGACCGGGTGCTTCGTCTTGACGGCGGCGTGTGCGATGGGAGAGGAGCCCACGCCCGCCTCGTTGGAGAACGCGGCACGCTGGAAGCCGACGATCAGGACGCCGACGACGCCGCCTGCGACGCCCTGCGGATTGAAGGCACCGGAGATGATGGCGTTCACCGCCCCTGGCACCTGATCGATGTTGACCAGGATGACGGTCAGACAGGCCAGCACGTACACGATCCCCATCGCGGGCACCAGCTTCTCGGTGACGCGGCCGATCGACTTGATGCCGCCGATGATCACCATCGCCACCACGCCCGCCAGCACCAGGCCGAAGATCAGCGCAGCACCGTCGCCGCCGAAGAGGCCCTCGTCACCGCCGGTAACCGACTGGACCTGCGCGAAGGTCTGGTTGGCCTGGAACATGTTGCCGCCCGCGAGGGCGAAGAACAGCAGGAAGACCGAGGCGCCCACCGCCATGACCTTGCCCGCCGCACGTCCGAAGCCGTTCGGGAACCGTTCCGCCATGCCCTTGCGCAGGTAGTACATCGGGCCGCCGGAGACGGTGCCGTCCGCATGGATCTCGCGGTACTTCACCCCGAGCGTGCACTCGACGAACTTCGTGCACATGCCGAGGATGCCCGCGATGATCATCCAGAAGGTCGCGCCTGCACCACCGATGACCATCGCGACGCCCACGCCCGCGATGTTGCCGAGACCCACTGTCCCGGACAGAGCCGAGGACAGCGCCTGGAAGTGGGTGATCTCACCGGGCTCGTCGTCCCGGGTGTACTGACCTCGCGCGATACGGATGGCGAGCCGGAACTTCCCGAACTGGATGAGGCCGAAGTACACGGTGAAGATCGCGGCGGCGATGACCAGCCAGCCGACGATCCAGGGGAAGGCGATGCCGAAGATGGTGATCTCGCCGAAGATCAGTCGGTCGGCGAACTCCTCCACGGGAGCGAAGCCGCTGTTGATGCCCTCCTCAATGCCGGAGAGCCCTCCCCCTTCCGCGGCGATCGGCGTTGACTGAGTGAAGCCGGCTGCCCACGGCACGTGATCCGGCGGCGCAAGTGTGTCCCAAGACATGACCCCGTAGTGGACGTGGTTCGCGCCGCTGAGACAAGGGCTGGCGCAAGGAAATGACCTGCCGTAGCCGAAAAGACATCTTTCACCACGCGATGAGGCAAGTTCGTGACAAGGCAACGACCCGTAGCCTGCCCGACAAGATCAAGAAAAACTTTCGTAGTAAGACGCGTCACCGATGAGATAGCTTCTGCTCCCCAGGGCCTGTCGACGTCGCCGATGCCCATCGGATGACCTCGGCGTTGGCACGGCCGGTGGCGTCCAGGGAGGGAAGCGGTGACTCAAGCCGACGAACAGCCGACGAACGGTGGCAAGGTGAGTTCGAACGATCAGCAGGCGTCCGCTGCCGGGGCGAAGGCAACGCCCTCCGGCGGATCACGTCGGTGGATCGGTCTGGTCGTCGGCCCGGTCGTCTTCCTCGCCGCGTTGTTCCTGCTCCCGGACTCCCTGCCCGTGGAGGGCAGGGCCACGGCGGCGATCGCACTGCTGATGGCGATCTGGTGGATGACCGAGGCCATCCCGATCCCGGCGACGGCGCTGCTGCCCCTGGTGCTGTTTCCGATCTTGAACGTCGCCCCGCTGGCCGACGTCGCACCGCCCTACGCCAACGACATCATCTTCCTGTTCATGGGCGGGTTCATGCTGGCCCTGGCCATGCAGCGGTGGAACCTGCATAAGCGCATCGCGCTGCGAACGGTCCTCGTCGTCGGGACCAGCCCGAAGATGCTGATCGCGGGCTTCATGATCGCCACCGGCTTCGTCAGCATGTGGGTGAGCAACACCGCGACGGCCGTCATGATGCTGCCCATCGGCCTCTCGGTGCTCGTCCTCACCAAGCAGCTCGGCGACGGCAAGGGTGATCCGAACTTCGGCACGGCGCTGATGCTGGGCATCGCTTACGCCGCGTCCATCGGCTCGCTCGGCACCATCATCGGCACCCCGCCGAACACCCTGCTGGTCGGCTACCTCGCGGACAACCACGACATCTCCATCGGCTTCGGTCAGTGGATGCTCTTCGGCGTCCCGATCGCGGTGGTGTTCCTCTTCCTGGCCTGGCTCGTCCTGACCCGCTTCATCTACCCGCCGAAGCTGCGCGAGCTGCCCGGCGGACGCGAGCTGATCCAGCAGCAGCTCGACGAGCTGGGCCCGTTGAGTCGGGGCGAGAAGTTGACGCTCGGGGTCTTCGTCTTCGCGGCGCTCTCCTGGATCGGCGTTCCGCTGCTGGCCGATGTGGAGTCGGTGGCCGCCACCCTGCCCTGGCTGGCCAACATCAGCGACGGGGTGATCGCGATGGTCGTCGCGATCCTGCTCTTCCTGCTGCCGGTCGAGCCGCGCACCGGGACGAACGTGCTCGACTGGGAGACTGCCAAGGAACTGCCCTGGGGCATCCTGCTGCTGTTCGGCGGCGGGCTGAGCCTGTCGGGCCAGTTCACCGCCACCGGCCTGAGCACCTGGATCGGCGAGCGGGTGACCGCGCTGGGCGTGCTCCCGCTGATCCTGCTGATCGCGCTGGTCGCGGTGCTGGTCCTGTTCCTGACCGAGTTGACGAGCAACACCGCGACCGCCGCTACCTTCCTGCCCATCCTCGGCGGGGTCGCGATCGGCCTCGGACTCGATCCGATGGTGCTCGCCATCCCCGTGGCCTTGGCAGCGACCTGTGCCTTCATGCTGCCGGTGGCCACGCCGCCGAACGCCATCGCCTACGGCTCCGGTTACGTCGCCATCGGGCAGATGGTGCGGGCGGGCATCTGGCTGAACATCATCGCGGTGGTCCTCATCACCGCAGCGATGTA
The Actinoalloteichus fjordicus DNA segment above includes these coding regions:
- a CDS encoding SLC13 family permease codes for the protein MGLVVGPVVFLAALFLLPDSLPVEGRATAAIALLMAIWWMTEAIPIPATALLPLVLFPILNVAPLADVAPPYANDIIFLFMGGFMLALAMQRWNLHKRIALRTVLVVGTSPKMLIAGFMIATGFVSMWVSNTATAVMMLPIGLSVLVLTKQLGDGKGDPNFGTALMLGIAYAASIGSLGTIIGTPPNTLLVGYLADNHDISIGFGQWMLFGVPIAVVFLFLAWLVLTRFIYPPKLRELPGGRELIQQQLDELGPLSRGEKLTLGVFVFAALSWIGVPLLADVESVAATLPWLANISDGVIAMVVAILLFLLPVEPRTGTNVLDWETAKELPWGILLLFGGGLSLSGQFTATGLSTWIGERVTALGVLPLILLIALVAVLVLFLTELTSNTATAATFLPILGGVAIGLGLDPMVLAIPVALAATCAFMLPVATPPNAIAYGSGYVAIGQMVRAGIWLNIIAVVLITAAMYGLGGLVFSLTL